The sequence TACGGCATCGTCCAGTCCCAGGCTCCGGCCTTGACCGGCAAGCGTCAGGGCCGGGTGCCGGGGGCGCGGTCCGCTTTCGGCTGGGCGTTGGCACTGGCCTTGCTGCCGGCGGCCATGGCCCTGGGGTTGCATATGGGCGCGCCGGCCCCGAGCCTGTTGATCACGGGGTTGCTGCTGTTTGCCGTACTGTTTGCGATCAACTCGTCGCTGCACAGCTATCTGATCGTGGCGTACGCCGGGCGTGATGGGGTCTCGCTGGATGTCGGCTTCTACTACATGTCCAACGCCCTGGGGCGGTTGATCGGCACCCTGCTGTCGGGCTGGGTTTATCAGACTCAGGGGCTGGAAGCCTGCCTATGGATTTCGGCACTCTTTGTATTGGCGGCTGCGCTGATCTCGTTGGGTCTGCCCAGAGGCATGGCAGACATCAGCGCGGCACGCTAGCCGCTGATGGAGCCCGGGCACGGCCGGGCTCCGCCTGCGGGTCTCTCAGTTCAGCGTCAGTACCCACTCGGCCAGTTGCCGGGCTTCCTCATCGCTCACCTGATTCGGCGGCATCGGGATCGGCCCCCAAATGCCAGAGGAGCCATTCTTGATGTGGCTGGCCAGGGTATCAACGGCACCGTCTTCACCGGCGTACTTGGCGGCGACTTCCTTCAGGGCCGGGCCAACCATCTTGGTGTCTACGGCATGACAGGCCACGCAGGGTTTGCTCTTGAACAGGGCTTCGCCATCGGCCAGCGCGGCATGACTGGCAAACAGGGCGCCAGCGGCAAGTGCGGGGATCAGCAGGTTTTTCATCAGGTATCCTCGGATGTTGGTGAGGGTTAAATTCCCATCTTTTAATAGGTTTCATTATGGGCACTTTGCCGATTACGTTGCCGGCTTATTGCTGGTTTGGCAAGTGGTCGATTGTCGCAGAACGTCTCGCAAGACATAGACTAAAGAACTGGCTTTGGGTATGTTGCGGGACATAAAACGATTTTGTATCCCCGGACCGCTGCCGGGGTTCCGCTTCAATACACCTACTACAACGCCTGATGGCTGCGGAGAGCTCCCATGGAAATTTCGTCTTACAGTATCAACTGGCACT is a genomic window of Halopseudomonas phragmitis containing:
- a CDS encoding c-type cytochrome; this encodes MKNLLIPALAAGALFASHAALADGEALFKSKPCVACHAVDTKMVGPALKEVAAKYAGEDGAVDTLASHIKNGSSGIWGPIPMPPNQVSDEEARQLAEWVLTLN